The sequence AAAGCTCAAGCTCGATGAAGCCACCAAGCGCGTGCTGCTGTCGGTGAAAACCGAGCAGGGCCTGTATTCGGAGATCTACATCAATTCGCCCATGGGCGCCGGCATCGGCCGCCTGATCGTCGATCCGTTTACCTTGCTTGCCTATAGCACCGACCCGATCGACTGGAATGCGATCCAGCAATATCGCGATCAGGGTCTCGACGTCACGGACGCGATCAACGCCGTCCTGCAGGAGCGCGAGGAACGTGCGGGGAGCCCGGCATGACCTCTGTCCGTACTGACTTATTACCGTCCCCTTGGGCGATCGCAGGCCTGTGCCTGGCGTCGGGCGTGATTGTCGCCATCGCGTTCATGACTTTGCCGCGGCTCAAGCACCAGAGCCACGAGCGCTTCGCCGTGGTCGACCTGGCATCGGTGGTGCGCGCTCACCAGCAGAAGGCAGTCGCGTTGTTGGCCGCCAAGGGTGCAGAGCAATCCGCCAGGACAGCCGTACTGGCCCAGACCCACGACTTCGGCCAGCAGCTTGACCACAGGGTACGCGAATTGAGCGATGAGTGCGGTTGCGTACTGCTGATGCGGGAAGCCGTCGTGGCCGGAGATCTGGAGGATCTGACGCCGGCGCTTATTTCCCGGTTGGACAGAAAGTGAGGAGCATATGCGTATATCTTCTATTCCCCAATGGCGCTATGTCGTGCATGTCTTGGGCATGCACGCCCGGCGTCGCTGGTGGCTGTACGGGATAGCCGCCGCAGCCTTCGCCTGGTGCGACACCCACTATCGCGTTGCGCTCAACATGTCAAACAGCATGCCGCAGTCCATGTATCTCGTCGTGCTGGGATCGCAGCCGACCGGCGTCGGGGATTTCGTCGCCTTTGAATGGCAGCGCGACCAGTTCTACCGGCGCGACTGGACCTTCATCAAACGCGTGGCCGGCGTGCCTGGCCAGGCAGTGACCGTCAGCGGCCGCAACGTCTATATCGACGGCAAATCTGTCGGGCATGCAAAAACGGTGAGCAGCCACGGCGTCCCGCTCGATCCGATCCCACCGGGCGTCATCCCCCCCGGCTACATCTATGCCACCGCCACCCATCCGGACAGTCTCGACAGCCGATACAGCGTTACCGGCCTGATCCAGTCGTCCCGCATTATCGGGAAAGCTTATGCGATTTTCTGACACGCTCGTTTTCGTCGCTGTCGTGGCCTTTGCCGTCGCCTTGCCACACGCTAGCGCAGTCGACTACGGCAAGATCGGCACTACCTACGAGATCACCGAAGCCGATATGCTGGAGTGGATCGAACAGCGCGTAACCGCAAAGGTGGCCAGTGGCGAAGCGCTGCGCTACCAGCAGCAACAGGCAGAAAAGATCAAGCGCAAGCTGCTCAACCCGGAGCCGCTGCGCAGCGTCACGCACGCTGC comes from Janthinobacterium sp. J1-1 and encodes:
- a CDS encoding S26 family signal peptidase, which produces MRISSIPQWRYVVHVLGMHARRRWWLYGIAAAAFAWCDTHYRVALNMSNSMPQSMYLVVLGSQPTGVGDFVAFEWQRDQFYRRDWTFIKRVAGVPGQAVTVSGRNVYIDGKSVGHAKTVSSHGVPLDPIPPGVIPPGYIYATATHPDSLDSRYSVTGLIQSSRIIGKAYAIF